In a genomic window of Candidatus Methylomirabilota bacterium:
- the cysK gene encoding cysteine synthase A encodes MIFPDVTATVGRTPMVELARMAKGLPGRLLVKLEMRNPCGSVKDRVGVAMVDSAEREGRLRPGMTLVEPTGGNTGIGLALAAAIRGYRLILTMPETMSTERVALLRHLGAEVVLTPGILMTEAVAQAKRIVEETSGAIMLDQFSNPANVEIHRRTTGVEIWEDTQGTVDIFVSAVGTGGTITGVGEILKARKACVRVVAVEPAGAAVLSGRPPGEHRIPGIGVGFIPRILNRSILDEVIAVSDEDAFACARRLAREEGIVAGASSGAALHAALALAGRDAAAGKVIVVLLADTGERYITTTLFARHGDTPTPGR; translated from the coding sequence TGGCCAAGGGGTTGCCCGGTCGCTTGCTGGTCAAGCTGGAGATGCGCAACCCCTGCGGCAGCGTGAAGGACCGCGTCGGCGTGGCAATGGTGGATAGCGCGGAGCGTGAGGGACGCCTGCGACCCGGGATGACGCTCGTCGAGCCCACCGGAGGCAATACCGGCATCGGCCTTGCCCTTGCCGCCGCGATCCGGGGCTACCGCCTCATTCTCACGATGCCGGAAACCATGTCCACGGAGCGGGTCGCGTTGCTCCGGCACCTGGGAGCCGAGGTCGTGCTGACTCCGGGCATCCTGATGACCGAAGCCGTGGCCCAGGCCAAGCGGATCGTCGAAGAAACATCGGGGGCGATCATGCTCGATCAGTTCAGCAATCCGGCCAACGTCGAGATCCATCGCCGGACGACAGGGGTGGAGATCTGGGAGGACACGCAGGGTACCGTCGACATCTTCGTTTCGGCGGTCGGCACTGGCGGGACCATCACCGGCGTCGGTGAAATTCTCAAGGCACGCAAGGCCTGCGTGCGCGTGGTCGCGGTGGAGCCCGCCGGCGCTGCCGTGCTGTCCGGCCGGCCGCCCGGGGAGCATCGCATCCCCGGCATCGGTGTCGGCTTCATCCCCAGAATCCTGAACCGCTCGATTCTGGACGAGGTGATCGCCGTGTCGGACGAGGACGCCTTCGCCTGCGCGCGCCGGCTCGCGCGCGAGGAAGGCATTGTCGCCGGCGCCTCATCGGGTGCCGCCCTCCACGCCGCGCTCGCGCTCGCCGGGCGGGACGCCGCGGCCGGGAAGGTCATCGTGGTGCTGCTGGCCGACACCGGGGAGCGCTACATCACCACGACGCTGTTCGCCCGACACGGCGACACCCCGACGCCGGGTCGCTGA